The proteins below are encoded in one region of Rhizobacter sp.:
- a CDS encoding phosphatase PAP2 family protein produces MGAAGGAAVIGGAGGAGGAGGAGGAGGAGGAGGAGGAGGGGVGSLADGYASPLMVSALISSRDATFDPAHRAARTFPLPKVGRDTELERWEPWVRAYVGIQELVSPLHFEYTAQRKGLQLSYLAQQQGGSFAARPVVTIQRASPTVFARQIKPVLDWAELRDDRAAEILAQIDPQYAFWGSVLPLQPQRVKRTLELINIVLQLAVYVEMRFKHELGCWRPYQLSPQVQPLITTPGHGSFPSGHATQAYIVATVLKALLKLDPNQDTAITAQLDRQAARIATNRVVAGVHFPIDSMAGRLLGVTLAEYALARFTSAGTWTERSFDGAALTGREDFDPERQPLDRNVKACPYHLIGSPGPMPAGSPVLKYLWGKAQAEWKDMPPSRVV; encoded by the coding sequence ATGGGTGCGGCGGGCGGTGCGGCTGTGATCGGCGGTGCCGGTGGAGCCGGCGGAGCCGGAGGTGCGGGCGGTGCGGGCGGTGCCGGGGGCGCGGGTGGTGCCGGCGGTGCCGGAGGGGGTGGGGTCGGCAGCCTGGCCGATGGCTATGCCTCGCCGCTGATGGTGTCGGCGCTGATCTCCAGCCGCGACGCCACGTTTGATCCGGCCCATCGGGCGGCCCGTACCTTCCCGCTGCCGAAGGTTGGGCGTGACACCGAGCTTGAGCGCTGGGAGCCCTGGGTGCGGGCCTATGTGGGCATTCAAGAACTCGTGTCGCCTTTGCACTTTGAGTACACGGCTCAGCGCAAGGGCTTGCAGCTGTCTTACCTCGCGCAGCAACAAGGCGGCAGCTTTGCGGCCAGGCCGGTGGTGACCATCCAGCGCGCGTCTCCAACGGTGTTTGCACGGCAGATCAAGCCGGTTCTGGACTGGGCTGAACTCCGGGACGACCGCGCGGCGGAGATCCTGGCCCAGATCGATCCGCAGTACGCCTTCTGGGGCTCGGTGCTGCCGCTTCAGCCGCAGCGCGTGAAGCGCACCCTGGAGTTGATCAACATCGTCTTGCAGCTCGCGGTGTACGTGGAGATGCGCTTCAAGCACGAGCTGGGCTGCTGGCGCCCGTATCAGCTTTCTCCGCAGGTCCAGCCCCTGATCACCACGCCCGGGCATGGGAGCTTTCCCAGCGGCCATGCGACGCAGGCCTACATCGTCGCCACCGTGCTCAAGGCGCTGTTGAAGCTCGATCCCAACCAAGACACGGCCATCACCGCCCAGCTCGATCGGCAGGCCGCGCGCATCGCGACCAACCGCGTGGTGGCCGGCGTGCACTTCCCCATCGACAGCATGGCCGGGCGCCTGCTGGGCGTCACGCTTGCGGAGTACGCCCTCGCGCGCTTCACGTCCGCCGGCACCTGGACCGAGCGCAGTTTCGACGGTGCGGCATTGACGGGCCGGGAGGACTTCGACCCTGAGCGACAGCCCCTGGACCGCAACGTGAAGGCGTGCCCTTATCACCTCATCGGCAGTCCCGGCCCGATGCCGGCGGGCAGCCCCGTCCTGAAGTACCTGTGGGGCAAGGCACAAGCCGAATGGAAAGACATGCCACCTTCGCGTGTCGTCTGA
- a CDS encoding M48 family metallopeptidase: protein MTTHFRHDADLPEPPLSPEGHPQGCGCFRHRRRLFTGALAAGAGLAAVPAWAREGVEVGKESQFSKFVSADQVEGAAQSQYAAMKQQAAEKKALAPDNHPQVIRLRAIASRIIPFTDEWNPRAKSWKWEINLLGSQQINAFCMPGGKIAFYYGILQQLQLNDDEVAMIMGHEMAHALREHARERMGKTLATRGAIELGAAIFGLGNAGRMAADLGGQLLTLKFGREDESEADLVGMELAARAGYNPRAGVSLWNKMGQASKGAPPQFLSTHPSGPTRIRDIEMALPKVEGLYARAPKPDQRFEPPKAASAPAKG, encoded by the coding sequence ATGACCACCCACTTCCGACACGACGCCGACCTGCCTGAACCTCCCCTGTCGCCCGAAGGGCACCCGCAGGGCTGCGGCTGCTTCCGTCACCGCCGTCGCCTCTTCACCGGCGCGCTGGCCGCAGGCGCCGGCCTCGCCGCCGTGCCGGCCTGGGCCCGCGAGGGTGTCGAGGTCGGCAAGGAATCGCAGTTCTCCAAATTCGTGTCGGCCGACCAGGTCGAAGGCGCGGCGCAGTCGCAATACGCGGCCATGAAGCAGCAGGCGGCCGAGAAGAAGGCGCTCGCGCCCGACAACCACCCGCAGGTCATCCGCCTGCGCGCCATTGCCTCGCGCATCATCCCGTTCACCGACGAGTGGAACCCGCGCGCCAAGTCGTGGAAGTGGGAGATCAACCTGCTCGGCTCGCAGCAGATCAACGCCTTCTGCATGCCCGGCGGCAAAATCGCCTTCTACTACGGCATCCTGCAGCAGCTGCAGCTCAACGACGACGAGGTCGCGATGATCATGGGCCACGAAATGGCCCACGCCCTGCGCGAGCATGCGCGCGAGCGCATGGGCAAGACGCTCGCCACGCGGGGCGCCATTGAGCTCGGTGCTGCCATCTTCGGCCTCGGCAACGCCGGCCGCATGGCCGCCGACCTGGGCGGCCAGCTGCTCACCCTCAAGTTCGGCCGTGAAGACGAGTCGGAAGCCGACCTCGTGGGAATGGAGCTCGCCGCGCGCGCCGGCTACAACCCGCGCGCCGGCGTGAGCCTGTGGAACAAGATGGGCCAGGCGAGCAAGGGCGCGCCGCCCCAGTTCCTCTCGACCCACCCCTCGGGGCCGACCCGCATCCGCGACATCGAGATGGCCCTGCCCAAGGTGGAAGGCCTCTACGCCAGGGCGCCCAAGCCCGATCAGCGCTTCGAGCCGCCGAAGGCGGCGTCGGCGCCGGCCAAGGGCTGA
- a CDS encoding MFS transporter translates to MPVSAPPQPLHARLDAWRRLIVVAVLGFASGLPLALTGQAMQAWLSLSKVDIATIGFLSVVGLPYTFKFLWAPLMDRFELPWLGRRRGWLVVTQLALALALWWMSSTSPTASIRLFALLAVLVAFISASQDIVIDAYRTDLLPARERGLGASTSVLGYRLAMIFSGGIAFIWADPTQGGHWTWPEVYRVMAWLMVGAAVVSLLFLPKVDATLKPTSAARRDLLGFLGVLLAVAAGVVLTDRLGPTVAKALLAPLWATSTLSPALQAKWTQLLVLVLGVGLTLPLAAWVARALRFETLLGGLRSYFSQPGAGAFLGFIVLYKLGDAFAGSLMTPFLLQSMAFTQAEFGVANKLIGLWLTIGGALLGGVLMLKLGLWRALMLFGVLQMVSNLGFWWLAVSGKGVLPGFVVPAFDWYLVWLDKATPVDGGLILVIAAENIASGMGTAAFVAFLMGLCNQRFTATQYALLSAFASVGRVWVGPLAGVMAETIGWPTFFILSTVLAAPALVMLWWLRRPVQALEVDPRAALADD, encoded by the coding sequence ATGCCTGTTTCCGCGCCTCCCCAGCCCCTGCACGCGCGCCTCGATGCCTGGCGACGCCTGATCGTCGTGGCCGTGCTGGGCTTCGCCTCCGGGCTGCCGCTCGCGCTCACCGGCCAGGCCATGCAGGCCTGGCTGAGCCTGTCCAAGGTCGACATCGCCACCATCGGCTTCCTGAGCGTGGTCGGCCTGCCCTACACCTTCAAGTTCCTCTGGGCGCCGCTGATGGACCGCTTCGAGCTGCCCTGGCTCGGGCGGCGCCGCGGCTGGCTGGTGGTGACGCAGCTGGCGCTCGCGCTCGCGCTGTGGTGGATGTCGAGCACCTCGCCGACGGCGTCGATCCGCCTCTTTGCGCTGCTCGCGGTGCTGGTGGCCTTCATCTCGGCCTCGCAGGACATCGTCATCGACGCCTACCGCACCGACCTCCTGCCCGCGCGCGAGCGCGGCCTGGGCGCATCGACCAGCGTGCTGGGCTACCGGCTGGCGATGATCTTCTCGGGCGGCATCGCCTTCATCTGGGCCGACCCCACGCAGGGCGGCCACTGGACCTGGCCCGAGGTCTACCGCGTGATGGCCTGGTTGATGGTGGGGGCGGCGGTGGTGTCGCTGCTCTTTCTGCCGAAGGTCGACGCCACGCTCAAGCCCACCAGCGCGGCGCGGCGCGACCTGCTCGGCTTCCTGGGTGTGCTGCTGGCCGTGGCCGCCGGCGTGGTGCTCACCGACCGCCTCGGGCCCACCGTCGCCAAGGCGTTGCTGGCGCCTCTGTGGGCCACGAGCACCCTGTCGCCGGCGCTGCAGGCCAAGTGGACGCAGCTGCTCGTGCTGGTGCTGGGCGTCGGGCTCACCCTGCCGCTGGCCGCCTGGGTGGCGCGCGCGCTGCGCTTCGAGACCCTGCTCGGCGGCTTGCGCAGCTACTTCAGCCAGCCCGGCGCCGGGGCCTTCCTCGGCTTCATCGTGCTCTACAAGCTCGGCGATGCGTTTGCCGGCTCGCTGATGACGCCCTTCCTCTTGCAGTCGATGGCCTTCACGCAGGCGGAGTTCGGCGTGGCCAACAAGCTGATCGGCCTGTGGCTCACCATCGGCGGGGCGCTGCTGGGCGGCGTGCTCATGCTCAAGCTCGGCCTCTGGCGCGCCTTGATGCTCTTCGGGGTGCTGCAGATGGTGAGCAACCTCGGCTTCTGGTGGCTCGCCGTCAGCGGCAAGGGCGTGCTGCCGGGCTTCGTGGTGCCGGCCTTCGACTGGTATCTCGTGTGGTTGGACAAGGCGACCCCCGTCGACGGCGGCCTGATCCTGGTGATCGCGGCGGAGAACATCGCGAGCGGCATGGGCACGGCCGCCTTCGTCGCCTTCCTGATGGGCCTGTGCAACCAGCGCTTCACCGCCACCCAGTACGCCTTGCTGTCGGCTTTCGCGTCGGTCGGTCGGGTCTGGGTCGGCCCGCTGGCCGGGGTGATGGCCGAGACCATCGGCTGGCCCACGTTCTTCATCCTCTCCACCGTGCTGGCCGCCCCGGCGCTGGTGATGCTGTGGTGGCTGCGCCGCCCGGTGCAAGCGCTCGAAGTCGACCCGCGCGCCGCCCTGGCCGACGATTGA
- a CDS encoding DUF2817 domain-containing protein, translating into MKTSRPARFWLAAPLLAASSLAAAVPQCADWSRRLPGVSRGLCEEARLVPSGAQSVRGVPLYRRDVHARGDDAAPWVGPAPTVPRRVLVVGGIHGDELSSSSLVFHWIAQAGLAPHGLDWRFVPALNPDGLMLPKPTRVNANRVDLNRNFPTPRWAQEAPVYWEKRTRRDPRRYPGRAALSEPESRFLVETISAWKPDLIVSVHAPYGVLDYDGPREPPQRLGRLELERVGIFPGSLGHYGGVHKGVPVVTIELPNALRAPTDTEMRQMWRDLLRWVDQRFQPGER; encoded by the coding sequence ATGAAAACTTCACGCCCGGCGCGGTTTTGGCTTGCTGCCCCGCTTCTGGCCGCCAGCAGCCTGGCGGCGGCCGTGCCGCAGTGCGCCGACTGGTCGCGCCGCCTGCCCGGCGTGAGCCGCGGCCTGTGTGAAGAGGCGCGGCTCGTGCCCTCGGGCGCTCAGTCGGTGCGCGGCGTACCGCTGTACCGGCGCGACGTGCATGCGCGCGGCGACGATGCCGCGCCCTGGGTCGGCCCGGCGCCCACGGTGCCGCGGCGGGTGCTGGTGGTGGGTGGCATCCACGGCGACGAGCTGTCGTCGTCGTCGCTTGTCTTCCACTGGATCGCCCAGGCCGGCCTGGCGCCGCACGGGCTCGACTGGCGCTTCGTGCCGGCCCTCAACCCCGACGGGCTGATGCTGCCCAAGCCGACCCGCGTCAACGCCAACCGGGTCGACCTCAACCGCAACTTCCCCACCCCGCGCTGGGCCCAGGAGGCGCCGGTGTACTGGGAAAAGCGCACCCGCCGCGACCCACGCCGCTACCCGGGCCGTGCGGCGCTGTCGGAGCCGGAGAGCCGCTTTCTCGTCGAGACCATCAGCGCGTGGAAGCCCGACCTCATCGTGAGCGTGCACGCGCCCTACGGCGTGCTCGACTACGACGGCCCGCGCGAACCACCGCAGCGCCTGGGCCGGCTCGAGCTCGAGCGGGTGGGCATCTTCCCCGGCTCGCTGGGCCACTACGGCGGCGTGCACAAGGGTGTGCCGGTGGTGACCATCGAGTTGCCGAATGCGCTGCGTGCGCCCACCGACACCGAGATGCGGCAGATGTGGCGCGACCTGCTGCGCTGGGTCGACCAGCGCTTCCAGCCCGGCGAGCGCTGA
- a CDS encoding flavin reductase family protein, with protein sequence MTALLRPLTPAFSSQEFRTALGAFATGVTIVTALDATGRPIGLTANSFNSVSLSPPLVLWSLSRRAGSLPAFSGGSHYAINILAADQRALAERFASKDVDRFAGLAFRQGAGGAPVLEGSAAVFECFNRSQYEEGDHVIFVGEVERCERREGALPLIYHGGRYFTELPL encoded by the coding sequence ATGACCGCCTTGCTGCGCCCGCTCACCCCCGCCTTTTCCTCGCAGGAATTCCGCACGGCGCTGGGCGCATTTGCCACCGGCGTGACGATCGTCACCGCACTCGACGCCACCGGCCGCCCCATCGGCCTCACGGCCAATTCATTCAACTCGGTCTCGCTGTCGCCGCCCCTCGTGTTGTGGAGCCTGTCGCGCCGTGCGGGTTCACTGCCGGCGTTCAGCGGCGGCTCGCACTACGCGATCAACATCCTCGCCGCCGACCAGCGCGCGCTGGCCGAGCGTTTCGCCTCGAAAGACGTGGACCGTTTCGCCGGCCTGGCCTTCCGCCAGGGTGCGGGCGGTGCGCCGGTGCTCGAAGGCAGCGCCGCGGTGTTCGAGTGCTTCAACCGCAGCCAGTACGAAGAGGGCGACCACGTCATCTTCGTGGGCGAGGTCGAGCGCTGCGAGCGGCGCGAGGGCGCCCTGCCGCTCATCTACCACGGCGGGCGTTACTTCACCGAGCTGCCGCTTTAA
- a CDS encoding DUF2314 domain-containing protein — protein sequence MTLPVLPRRWLAAVALAFLWPTATFSAEPLPSGNLQRGPIAFELAIYLPKGSKATALPALRQRLNASGMPTWVDALPKTAPTAPVVHARLLDTVQKDYAPPSLDMLQRFGRGLSRDQAQALQTTEYALILRFAHPTPNNLTAYRAALQLAEQVARDTQGLLWDEETREVFTPDAWRTRRLDSWSGDIPDAALQTVIHAYKGDQQVRAITLGMVKFGLPDVVIDDFSWSNNRPMGNLVNALVQALVEGATLTSPGQYELDLRKLRHAPVREALLPSLKSNANAVARLTLRNGKPESGDPDNRLLEVKFDRYPGPDHYARQDALLSALFGSEDGVTRVKHNEELLAASAAAKKHLPALREAFRKGLQPGEYILLKLPFATPAGSNEWMWVEVLSWDGDTIRALLKNEPVDVPTLHAGQEVKVSQSKVFDYLRRYPDGRDEGNETGRILQRMQGR from the coding sequence ATGACCCTTCCTGTCTTGCCGCGCCGCTGGCTGGCGGCCGTTGCGCTTGCCTTCCTGTGGCCCACGGCCACCTTCTCGGCCGAACCGCTCCCGAGCGGCAACCTCCAGCGCGGCCCGATCGCCTTCGAGCTGGCCATCTACCTGCCCAAGGGCAGCAAGGCAACGGCCTTGCCCGCGCTGCGCCAGCGGCTGAACGCCTCGGGCATGCCGACGTGGGTCGACGCATTGCCGAAAACCGCCCCCACCGCGCCCGTCGTGCACGCCAGGCTGCTCGACACGGTGCAGAAGGATTACGCGCCGCCCAGTCTCGACATGCTGCAACGCTTCGGCCGCGGCCTCAGCCGCGACCAGGCCCAGGCGCTGCAGACGACCGAATACGCGCTCATCCTCCGCTTCGCGCACCCGACCCCGAACAACCTCACCGCGTACCGAGCCGCGCTGCAGCTGGCCGAGCAGGTCGCCCGCGACACCCAGGGCCTGCTGTGGGACGAAGAGACCCGCGAGGTGTTCACCCCCGATGCATGGCGCACGCGCCGCCTCGACAGCTGGTCGGGCGACATCCCCGACGCGGCCCTGCAAACCGTCATCCACGCCTACAAGGGCGACCAGCAGGTGCGCGCCATCACGCTCGGCATGGTCAAGTTCGGCTTGCCCGACGTGGTGATCGACGACTTCTCCTGGTCGAACAACCGGCCGATGGGCAATCTCGTCAACGCCCTGGTGCAGGCGCTGGTGGAAGGCGCCACGCTCACGTCACCGGGCCAGTACGAGCTTGACCTGCGCAAGCTGCGCCATGCACCGGTGAGGGAGGCCCTGCTGCCCTCGCTCAAGTCCAACGCCAATGCCGTGGCACGGCTCACGCTCCGCAACGGCAAGCCCGAGTCGGGCGACCCCGACAACCGGCTGCTCGAAGTGAAGTTCGACCGCTACCCCGGGCCGGACCACTACGCCCGGCAGGATGCGCTCTTGAGCGCACTCTTCGGCAGCGAAGACGGCGTGACCCGCGTGAAGCACAACGAGGAGCTGCTCGCCGCCAGCGCTGCCGCGAAGAAGCACCTGCCCGCCCTGCGCGAGGCCTTCCGCAAGGGCCTGCAGCCGGGCGAATACATCCTGCTCAAGCTGCCCTTTGCCACGCCCGCCGGCAGCAACGAATGGATGTGGGTCGAGGTGTTGAGCTGGGACGGCGACACGATCCGGGCGCTGCTGAAGAACGAGCCGGTCGACGTGCCGACGCTGCACGCCGGGCAGGAGGTGAAGGTCTCGCAAAGCAAGGTCTTCGACTACCTGCGCCGCTACCCCGACGGGCGCGACGAAGGCAACGAGACGGGCAGGATCCTGCAGCGCATGCAGGGGCGCTGA
- a CDS encoding acetoacetate--CoA ligase codes for MSTQPEPQITRYTHWLAKERGLHFDATTTEGYDAMWRWSVSDLDAFWSSVWDYFDLQSPTPRSTVLVEDKMPGAQWFPGAQLNYVQQVFRHADAAHAAGHPAIVFQNERLRERGELQEVSWPELRRQVASLAAHLQKLGVGAGDRVVAFLPNTPQTAVAFLAVASLGAIWSVCSPDMGPVAVLDRFRQIEPKVLIACDGYVYGGTAHDRLPVLEGLLTDLPSVQHVVLWRYLDAAAQPERLASPSRPVHDFDTLIADDATLAPTWVAFDHPLWVVYSSGTTGLPKPIVHGHGGVVLEAIKMLGLHNNLCATVDTGDRYHWYSATGWIMWNSQVAGLLLGTTICVYDGSPSGKSGQADWSTLWRFVDDAKATFFGAGSAFFASCLKAEVKPKEILKLSHLRALGATGSPLATDCYRWADDHVPKVGGKDIWLSVISGGTDFAGAFIAGLPTLPVVEGEMQCRCLGAAVEAWNEQGRPLVDEVGELVCVKPMPSMPLYFWNDEGHRRYHDSYFDMYPGIWRHGDWIRITPRGGAIIYGRSDATINRHGIRMGTAELYRAVEAQPEVLDSLVVDLEYLGRESYMPLFVVLREGVTLDAALDKRLREAIKTALSARHVPNEIFQVSAIPRTLSGKKMELPVKKLLLGTAPEQVFKLDAMANADCVPWFVAFARRRLSAG; via the coding sequence ATGAGCACCCAGCCTGAACCCCAGATCACCCGCTACACCCACTGGCTGGCCAAAGAGCGCGGCCTGCATTTCGACGCCACCACGACCGAGGGCTACGACGCGATGTGGCGCTGGTCGGTCAGCGACCTCGATGCCTTCTGGTCGTCGGTGTGGGACTACTTCGACCTGCAATCGCCCACCCCGCGCAGCACCGTGCTGGTGGAAGACAAGATGCCGGGCGCGCAGTGGTTCCCGGGCGCGCAGCTCAACTACGTGCAGCAGGTGTTCCGCCATGCCGATGCGGCGCACGCGGCCGGTCACCCGGCGATCGTGTTCCAGAACGAGCGCCTGCGCGAGCGGGGTGAGCTGCAGGAAGTGAGCTGGCCCGAGCTGCGGCGGCAGGTCGCCTCGCTGGCGGCACATTTGCAGAAGCTCGGCGTTGGCGCGGGCGACCGTGTCGTCGCCTTCCTGCCCAACACGCCGCAGACGGCGGTGGCCTTCCTCGCGGTCGCGAGCCTGGGTGCCATCTGGTCGGTGTGTTCGCCCGACATGGGCCCGGTGGCCGTGCTCGACCGCTTCCGCCAGATCGAGCCCAAGGTGCTGATCGCGTGCGACGGCTACGTGTATGGCGGCACCGCCCACGACCGCTTGCCGGTGCTCGAGGGTCTGCTGACGGACCTGCCGAGCGTGCAGCACGTGGTGCTGTGGCGTTACCTCGATGCCGCCGCGCAACCCGAGCGCCTGGCCTCGCCTTCGCGGCCCGTGCACGACTTCGACACCCTCATCGCCGACGACGCCACGCTTGCGCCGACGTGGGTCGCCTTCGACCACCCGCTGTGGGTCGTCTACAGCAGCGGCACCACCGGCCTGCCCAAGCCCATCGTGCACGGCCACGGCGGCGTGGTGCTCGAAGCGATCAAGATGCTGGGCCTGCACAACAACCTCTGCGCCACCGTCGACACCGGCGACCGCTACCACTGGTACAGCGCGACCGGCTGGATCATGTGGAACTCGCAGGTGGCGGGCCTCTTGCTGGGCACGACGATCTGCGTCTACGACGGCAGCCCTTCGGGCAAGAGCGGCCAGGCCGACTGGTCGACGCTGTGGCGCTTCGTCGACGACGCGAAGGCGACCTTCTTCGGCGCCGGCAGTGCCTTCTTTGCCAGCTGCCTCAAGGCCGAGGTGAAGCCGAAGGAGATCCTGAAGCTCTCGCATCTGCGCGCGCTGGGCGCCACCGGCTCGCCGCTGGCGACCGACTGCTACCGCTGGGCCGACGACCACGTGCCCAAGGTGGGTGGGAAGGACATCTGGCTGTCGGTGATCTCCGGCGGCACCGACTTCGCGGGCGCGTTCATCGCCGGCCTGCCGACGCTGCCCGTGGTGGAAGGCGAGATGCAATGCCGGTGCCTCGGCGCCGCCGTCGAGGCATGGAATGAACAGGGCCGGCCGCTCGTCGACGAGGTCGGCGAGCTGGTGTGCGTGAAGCCGATGCCGTCGATGCCGCTGTACTTCTGGAACGACGAGGGCCATCGCCGCTACCACGACAGCTATTTCGACATGTACCCCGGCATCTGGCGCCACGGCGACTGGATCCGCATCACCCCGCGCGGCGGCGCCATCATCTACGGCCGCAGCGACGCCACGATCAACCGCCACGGCATCCGCATGGGCACGGCCGAGCTGTACCGCGCCGTCGAAGCGCAACCCGAAGTGCTCGACAGCCTGGTGGTCGACCTCGAATACCTCGGCCGCGAAAGCTACATGCCGCTCTTCGTGGTGCTGCGTGAGGGTGTGACGCTCGATGCAGCGCTCGACAAGCGCTTGCGCGAGGCGATCAAGACGGCGCTTTCGGCGCGCCATGTGCCGAACGAGATCTTCCAGGTGAGCGCGATCCCCCGCACGCTCTCGGGCAAGAAGATGGAGCTGCCGGTGAAGAAGCTCCTGCTGGGCACAGCGCCCGAGCAGGTGTTCAAGCTCGATGCGATGGCCAATGCCGACTGCGTGCCTTGGTTCGTCGCGTTTGCGCGGCGTCGCTTGAGCGCTGGCTGA
- a CDS encoding bicyclomycin resistance protein: MKRALGAALMALLLVTALPAAWAQPAATPPKVLRYAFPVAETGFDPSQISDIYSRIVTAHIFEAPLSYDHLARPYKLKPSTAVALPEISDDYKTFVFRIKPGIYFADDPAFKGKKRELVAEDYVYSLKRVYDPKVKSPVHPSLEDEGIVGLQALRDEALKSGKPFDYDREVEGLKALDRYTFRVKLRQSRPRHLYSVWVGRDVSAGAVAREVVEFYGDRIMEHPVGTGPFRLVDWRRSSKIVLERNPNYRDDFYDAEPNADDADGQALLQRFKGQRLPMIDRVEVSIIEQSQPRWLSFLNGEQSFIERLPNEFADQALPGGKLAPHLAKRGVQAHRVPGSDVTLLVFNMENPVVGGYTPAQVALRRAIALGNDVDREIQLARRGQAIRAQSMMTPFTTGYSADRRTEMSEYNPARAKALLDLYGFVDRNGDGWRERPDGSPLVIEMLSQSDGASRQLDELFKKDMDALGLRLSLKVAQWPENLKAARSGQFMTWRVGSSAASPDGQGSLERDYGPSTGKGNLARFQLKAFDAIYERMKALPDGPERLALFDEATKIVVAYMPYRIGVHRILTDLTDASLIGYRRPAFWLDWWQYVDIDTSKLPKR, translated from the coding sequence ATGAAGCGTGCCCTCGGTGCCGCCCTGATGGCACTGCTCTTGGTGACGGCGTTGCCCGCCGCATGGGCGCAGCCGGCGGCCACCCCGCCCAAGGTGTTGCGCTATGCCTTCCCCGTGGCCGAGACGGGCTTCGACCCCTCGCAGATCAGCGACATCTATTCGCGCATCGTCACGGCGCACATCTTCGAGGCGCCGCTCAGCTACGACCACCTGGCCCGGCCCTACAAGCTCAAGCCGTCGACGGCGGTGGCCCTGCCGGAGATCAGCGACGACTACAAGACCTTCGTTTTTCGCATCAAGCCCGGCATCTACTTCGCCGACGACCCGGCCTTCAAGGGCAAGAAGCGCGAGCTGGTCGCCGAAGACTATGTGTACTCGCTCAAGCGCGTGTACGACCCGAAGGTGAAGTCGCCGGTGCACCCCTCGCTGGAAGACGAAGGCATCGTCGGCCTGCAAGCCCTGCGCGACGAGGCGCTGAAGAGCGGCAAGCCCTTCGACTACGACCGCGAGGTCGAAGGCCTGAAAGCGCTCGACCGCTACACCTTCCGCGTGAAGCTGCGCCAGTCGCGGCCGCGGCACCTCTATTCGGTGTGGGTGGGGCGTGACGTGTCGGCCGGGGCGGTGGCGCGCGAGGTGGTCGAGTTCTATGGCGACCGCATCATGGAGCACCCGGTGGGCACTGGCCCGTTCCGGCTGGTCGACTGGCGGCGCAGCTCGAAGATCGTGCTCGAGCGCAACCCGAACTACCGGGACGATTTCTACGACGCCGAGCCGAACGCCGACGACGCCGACGGCCAGGCCCTGCTCCAGCGCTTCAAAGGCCAGCGCCTGCCGATGATCGACCGGGTCGAGGTCTCGATCATCGAGCAGTCGCAGCCGCGCTGGCTGTCGTTCCTCAACGGCGAGCAGAGCTTCATCGAGCGCCTGCCCAACGAGTTCGCCGACCAGGCCCTGCCCGGCGGCAAGCTGGCGCCGCACCTGGCCAAGCGCGGCGTGCAGGCGCACCGAGTGCCGGGCTCCGACGTGACCCTGCTCGTCTTCAACATGGAGAACCCGGTGGTGGGCGGCTACACGCCCGCGCAGGTGGCCTTGCGCCGCGCCATCGCGCTCGGCAACGACGTCGACCGCGAGATCCAGCTCGCGCGGCGCGGCCAGGCGATCCGGGCGCAGTCGATGATGACGCCCTTCACCACCGGCTACTCGGCCGACCGGCGCACCGAGATGAGCGAGTACAACCCGGCCCGTGCCAAGGCCCTGCTCGACCTCTACGGCTTCGTCGACCGCAACGGCGACGGCTGGCGCGAGCGCCCCGATGGCTCGCCGCTGGTGATCGAGATGCTGAGCCAGTCCGACGGCGCCAGCCGCCAGCTCGACGAGCTCTTCAAGAAAGACATGGATGCGCTCGGCCTGCGCCTGTCGCTCAAGGTGGCGCAGTGGCCCGAGAACCTGAAGGCCGCGCGCTCGGGCCAGTTCATGACCTGGCGCGTGGGCTCGTCGGCCGCCTCGCCCGACGGCCAGGGCTCGCTGGAGCGCGACTACGGCCCGTCCACCGGCAAGGGCAACCTCGCGCGCTTCCAGCTCAAGGCCTTCGATGCGATCTACGAGCGCATGAAGGCGCTGCCCGACGGGCCTGAGCGCCTCGCCCTCTTCGACGAAGCCACGAAGATCGTCGTCGCCTACATGCCTTACCGCATCGGCGTGCACCGCATCCTCACAGACCTCACCGATGCTTCGCTGATCGGCTACCGCCGGCCCGCCTTCTGGCTCGACTGGTGGCAATACGTCGACATCGACACCAGCAAGCTGCCGAAACGCTGA